The Bombus terrestris chromosome 4, iyBomTerr1.2, whole genome shotgun sequence genome has a window encoding:
- the LOC100645484 gene encoding kinetochore-associated protein 1 isoform X3 — protein sequence MLCSNMLFMWPSEQHINFNTFHYNYIKVKFLKSYIAMLCLRTDYTLSIICPQTLLGIQVYSKPISDFAIIENNDNGICQILVLTFDNDCTTYMLHVLSYPDFQEKFKINVPPITYLIEIMDPYDEIILYLEGINNFTNNEYIDTVRVKAVSESLPEYQLQRLVRKKQFDAAEAFAYKFNLSTDPIYCAKAALLLSQLGPWAKNTSSPFQLDMLFNIFDKIKDVQYVVECCSKALIPEYKQMRNIYLYARSRIIESTAEDNKYLKLLSSINDILHKLETFHMIWGYKKNVKCYDEDIMNEWIKFSRANLMEEYKTHLSLGEMEAATLIWTRHLPDIIKHVSIEIVKDIFAILPEKISLVALWTWLSHFIPSLLSFVPNAMCEIMLWGIKKVKSFEQFHRSEWPQIGIDFAEKFIKLLKFEESHHSLYFQQECLNKDSDLKQLVFLIQAMSDIQKLKVDYRLAISLNSYIGDPMEVSYILLDKIHINIIQEFINTFLKQYMLNNSLQNDYVLSSYIQKTLRNSKSWWSGEEAPWEKKVILIIDLIQDIETKLQQTLEVLKKATVPWSSTIVTLTETSYNSDHILISQIRMEHNCVPIKLILKKYGYERIGINNKLIHCIIKENHESMISDIEQITKNDLLSRKKAFASCVNYYLVRGNFENVTKTLSSLENDILVYCCVQIVNFVRAGLTLKVMPESLIHHIEMLGWVKLQLKKLSKTCKIQSHHCNNVIDSINEIKSMYFLKKDFQINVTLEEYQDKKKQILQNYVRRLCDMDIEKDENLFISYKKVMKVADLLKLQRIDAISILLEQTKSINILNYFIRYKEGQLNIMTHECQYIHKICLFIMQDITRDADIAVTVQSLSSAALCVCSDDELQSMLLLYTWANLYQMCSNKNLKYGSNSVDIKHEELSRSQWKLYTIYKDLAIATDEFLLPLFKNAISIQRNYMAKLKHDIKHVSSDATDEYFDQLNAEEALKNLLNKIKKLKVEHNDYCLLQIIKTLYFNFCIIQNISDTLLIEIKSIYFHLSMILLKKIICSRSFDLQLSLSCLFMLSDSEACKWISSACKSFQPDYARHSRITILGYEYFHLTGNQICLQTFKNNKILHYWTQKLSKYLISYKELLTSDATIKREILQRIMNYNDDMVPLFQEFCFDFGFDIQDCLLLYLQTVVKTWNPKLNINNYNGKKELHINENEVNELRKKCNIIATYITDKIALKDSVTSVLSQINFYYYEVFIILMDLIEDKNIEHRNYFCFLQNYTRTGLATQIECEEWMHLNPGYTSLPPIAEWRLPFLPKVELWKLITPELNLKTYEKWLDIAPVLKLQPHIVCTLAIKGEVTRAWKNKHKMDKWSLCSKNGSLLDDIKRCIERMTGPDALYYGTAALYYVVNHTPPGADQVAAVEECYKYAQLSAQKSTTFEEGMLEKIKFKYLRFTSEHVLRVHGLDNKNYLSLIGNPNKLVRELYADESIPQRYQCVTNHRPDINTAVNSLSQLFSINVVKLRIELLQEWLQPDTKYIKFNQSITETFSVTTNSESTLNCDDNLLRACYILEHGDLELSINFLINISFGEKNEDYSPETRYRALRVLQTIVDTVKLEDLTKRDYQTIRNYMRSLKYISKLELLGIGYSINTFETCSKYELVQILWKTQSYSSQALVIIAQLCIDFEIYEYSLWDKNLTKLAKLLMINELKKILLQIRNINIIVNSNGYLLAWEVTISEPFRKMDINPTSEQIEKCIEALQLLYSCPVVHGLNFTNIIKYCFQCQQDHLAVAFLPFLNDDDTIFVLEKIKYASSITKVLKELNNLYSNGILCIAYTNKIIEDTLAKMNIQ from the exons ATGTTATGTTCAAATATGTTATTTATGTGGCCCAGTGAACagcatattaattttaatacatttcattataattatattaaagtcaaatttttaaaaagctacat TGCAATGTTATGTTTACGTACAGATTATACTTTAAGTATAATATGTCCTCAAACTCTACTTGGTATACAAGTATATTCTAAGCCTATATCAGATTTtgcaattattgaaaataatgatAATGGTATATGTCAAATACTTGTGTTAACATTTGATAATGATTGTACTACGTATATGTTACATGTGCTTTCTTATCCag ATTTCCAagaaaagtttaaaataaatgtacCACCTATAACATATCTTATTGAAATTATGGATCCTTatgatgaaataattttatatttggaaggaattaataattttaccaATAATGAATATATAGATACAGTTAGAGTAAAAGCTGTATCAGAAAGTCTTCCTGAATATCAGTTACAACGTTTAGTGAGAAAAAAACAATTTGATGCAGCTGAAGCTTTtgcatataaatttaatttatctacAGATCCCATTTATTGTGCAAAAGCTGCGTTGCTCCTATCACAACTTGGACCTTGGGCAAAAAATACTTCTAGTCCTTTTCAATTAGACAtgctttttaatatatttgataaaataaaagatgtgCAATATGTGGTAGAATGTTGTAGCAAAGCACTTATACCTGAATACAAACAAATGAGGAACATTTATTTGTATGCACGTTCAAGAATAATAGAAAGTACTGCT gaagataataaatatttaaaacttctTTCTTCGATTAATGATATACTACATAAGTTAGAAACTTTTCATATGATTTGGggttataaaaaaaatgtaaaatgttatgATGAAGATATTATGAATGAATGgattaaattttcacgagcgaatTTAATGGAAGAATACAAAACACATTTGAGTTTG ggAGAAATGGAAGCAGCTACTTTGATTTGGACAAGACATCTTCCAGATATAATAAAACATGTATCCATAGAAATAGTAAAAGATATATTTGCAATTCTTCCTGAGAAGATATCCTTAGTTGCCCTTTGGACATGGTTATCACACTTTATTCCCAGTTTATTGTCATTTGTTCCTAATGCAATGTGTGAAATTATGCTCTGGGGTATTAAAAAAGTTAAATCATTTGAACAGTTTCATCGTTCAGAATGGCCCCAGATTGGAATTGATTTTGCagaaaagtttataaaattattaaaatttgaagaaagtcatcattctttatattttcagcAAGAGTGTTTGAACAAAGATTCCGATTTAAAACAATTGGTTTTTTTAATACAAGCTATGTCTGATATTCAAAAATTGAAAGTTGATTACAG attAGCAATATCTCTCAATTCGTATATTGGAGATCCTATGGAAGTCTCATATATATTACTGGAtaagatacatataaatataatccaagaatttataaatacatttctaAAACAATACATGTTGAATAATTCTCTGCAAAATGATTATGTACTTTCTTCGTATATACAG AAAACTTTAAGGAATTCTAAAAGTTGGTGGTCAGGTGAAGAAGCTCCATGGGAGAAAAAAGTTATTCttattattgatttaattcAAGATATAgag aCTAAATTACAACAAACATTAGAGGTACTGAAAAAAGCTACAGTTCCATGGTCTTCAACTATTGTAACTTTAACAGAAACAAGCTATAATTCTGATCATATTTTAATATCCCAAATCAGAATGGAACATAATTGTGTTCCAATTAAACTTATCTTAAAGAAATATGGATATGAACGCATTGGCATAAATAAT aAATTAATACActgtataataaaagaaaatcatgaaagCATGATATcagatattgaacaaataactaaaaatgatttattatcgAGGAAAAAAGCATTTGCATCCTGTGTAAATTACTACCTAGTTAGGGG GAATTTTGAAAATGTAACCAAGACATTAAGTTCCTTAGAAAATGACATTTTAGTATATTGTTGTGTACAAATTGTTAATTTCGTTAGAGCTGGTTTAACGCTAAAG gtCATGCCTGAGTCTCTTATACATCACATTGAGATGTTGGGTTGGGTAAAATTACAGTTAAAAAAGCTTTCAAAAACGTGTAAAATCCAATCACATCATTGCAATAACGTTATCGAtagtataaatgaaataaaatcaatgtattttttaaagaaagatttTCAAATTAATGTTACACTTGAGGAGTATCAAGataaaaaaaagcaaatatTACAAAACTATGTTAGGAGATTGTGCGATA tggacatagagaaagatgaaaacttatttatctcttATAAAAAAGTTATGAAGGTTGCTGACTTACTTAAATTACAAAGAATTGATGCAATATCTATATTATTAGAGCAGACAAAAAGTATaaacatattaaattattttattag ATACAAAGAAGGACAATTAAATATAATGACACATGAATgtcaatatatacataaaatatgtttatttattatgcAAGATATTACAAGAGATGCAGACATTGCAGTTACAGTTCAAAGCTTAAGTTCTGCTGCATTATGTGTATGTTCAGATG ATGAATTACAATCTATGTTACTATTGTATACATGGGcaaatttatatcaaatgtgttctaataaaaatcttAAATATGGTTCAAATTCAGTGGATATAAAGCATGAAGAATTATCAAGATCACAATGGAAGTTGTATACGATATATAAAGATTTAGCTATCGCAACAGATGAATTTTTACTACCACtatttaaaaatgcaatttCTATACAGAGAAATTATATGGCTAAATTAAAACatg ATATAAAACACGTATCAAGTGATGCAACTGATGAATATTTTGATCAG CTAAATGCAGAAGAAGCTTTGAAGAACTTGctcaataaaataaagaaattaaaagtgGAACATAACGATTATTGCTTATTGCAGattattaaaacattatatttcaacttttgcattatacaaaatataagtgatactttattaatagaaattaaatcaatatattttcatctttcaatgatattattaaaaaaaataatatgtagTCGGTCATTTGATCTTCAGCTTAGTTTATCTTGCTTGTTTATGTTGTCTGATTCAGAAGCATGTAAATGGATATCTTCTGCTTGTAAATC ATTTCAACCAGATTACGCTCGCCATTCAAGAATAACAATACTTggatatgaatattttcatttgacAGGAAATCAAATATGTCTGCagacatttaaaaataataaaatattgcattaTTGGACGCAAAAGTTGTCTAAATATTTAATCTCATATAAAG aaCTTTTAACAAGTGATGCTACAATTAAGAGAGAAATATTACAACGTATTATGAACTATAATGATGACATGGTTCCTTTGTTTCAAGAGTTCTGCTTTGATTTTGGGTTTGATATTCAGGAttgtttattactttatttacaaACAGTAGTAAAAACATGGAAcccaaaattaaatataaataattacaatgggAAAAAAG AATTGCATATTAATGAGAATGAAGTAAAtgaattaagaaaaaaatgCAATATAATTGCTACTTATATCACAGATAAAATTGCCTTAAAGGACAGTGTTACAAGTGTTTTATCGCAA ataaatttttattattatgaagTATTTATAATTCTTATGGATCTTATAGAGGACAAAAATATAGaacatagaaattatttttgtttcttacaAAATTATACTCGCACTGG TTTAGCTACACAAATAGAATGTGAAGAGTGGATGCATCTCAACCCAGGATATACTTCTTTACCTCCTATTGCAGAATGGCGATTACCTTTTCTGCCTAAAGTTGAATTATGGAAACTTATAA ctcctgaattaaatttaaagacTTATGAGAAATGGCTAGATATTGCTCCTGTTCTTAAATTACAACCTCATATTGTATGTACTTTAGCCATAAAAGGAGAAGTAACACGTGCTTGGAAGAATAAACACAAAATGGATAAATGGTCTCTTTGTTCAAAAAATGGTAGTTTGCTAGATGATATAAAAAGATGTATAGAAAGAATGACTGGTCCAGATGCATTGTATTATGGTACAGCAGCATTATATTATGTTGTCAATCATACACCACcag GAGCTGATCAAGTAGCAGCAGTTGAAGAGTGTTATAAATATGCTCAGCTGTCAGCCCAGAAATCTACGACGTTTGAAGAAGGAATGCTAgaa aaaataaaattcaaatatttacgtTTTACATCGGAACATGTTTTACGTGTACATGGCTtagataacaaaaattatttgtcattAATCGGAAACCCGAATAAATTAGTTCGTGAATTATATGCAGATGAAAGTATACCTCAAAGATATCAATGTGTTACTAATCATAGACCTGATATAAATACTGCTGTTAATTCTCTCAGTCAGTTATTCTCTATCAATGTGGTTAAACTACGGATAGAATTATTACAGGAGTGGTTACAACCAGatactaaatatataaaattcaatcaaaGTATAACAGAAACATTTTCAGTAACAACAAATTCCGAATCAACTCTAAATTGTGATGATAATTTATTAAG AGCATGCTACATTTTAGAACATGGAGACCTCGAATTGTCAATcaattttcttataaatataagtTTTGGCGAAAAAAATGAAGATTATAGTCCTGAAACACGTTATAGAGCTCTTCGTGTATTACAAACTATAGTCGATACTGTTAAATTGGAAGATTTAACTAAACGTGATTACCAAACAATCAG aaaTTATATGAGATCtttgaaatatataagtaaattaGAATTATTAGGAATAGGTTACAGTATAAATACATTTGAAACATGTTCTAAATATGAACTTGTGCAAATTTTATGGAAAACACAAAGTTATTCATCGCAAGCACTTGTTATTATTGCACAGCTTTGCAtagattttgaaatatatgaatattctCTCTGGGATAAAAATTTAACTAAATTAGCTAAATTATTAATG attaatgaattaaaaaaaattttactacaaatacgaaatataaatattattgtaaattcTAATGGATATCTATTGGCATGGGAAGTAACAATTTCAGAACCTTTCAGAAAAATGGATATAAATCCGACCTctgaacaaattgaaaaatgcATTGAAGctttacaacttttatattcgtgtCCAGTCGTACATGGCTTAAATTTCACTAACATCATAAAGTATTGTTTTCAGTGCCAACAAGATCATTTAGCAGTTgcatttttaccatttttaaatGATGATGATACAATATTTGTTTTGGAA aaaattaaatatgcaTCTAGTATTACTAAggtattaaaagaattaaataacttATATTCAAATGGAATACTTTGTATAGCTTAC actaataaaattatagaagatACACTAGCAAAAATGAACATTCAGTAA
- the LOC100645484 gene encoding kinetochore-associated protein 1 isoform X4, translating to MFAGKMALWNKVVSGFDREEETVNFGVRTVAENNGSLYETSTRATIQSTGKLPKEPNILASVQYSRVCIAIDKSITIFENGTCEKILLSVSFELLITCYCISHNGIFLFVALSNGTLYCLHLLNKGQVIFTKNITKTEDKIIAMFLQNKSDEYINIYLATKNGAIYRVLQFNPKLIQLTLINEINIDAIKEITKEVKCEQLFKGFSSDEVIYATASVTTREVSIAMLCSNMLFMWPSEQHINFNTFHYNYIKVKFLKSYIAMLCLRTDYTLSIICPQTLLGIQVYSKPISDFAIIENNDNGICQILVLTFDNDCTTYMLHVLSYPDFQEKFKINVPPITYLIEIMDPYDEIILYLEGINNFTNNEYIDTVRVKAVSESLPEYQLQRLVRKKQFDAAEAFAYKFNLSTDPIYCAKAALLLSQLGPWAKNTSSPFQLDMLFNIFDKIKDVQYVVECCSKALIPEYKQMRNIYLYARSRIIESTAEDNKYLKLLSSINDILHKLETFHMIWGYKKNVKCYDEDIMNEWIKFSRANLMEEYKTHLSLGEMEAATLIWTRHLPDIIKHVSIEIVKDIFAILPEKISLVALWTWLSHFIPSLLSFVPNAMCEIMLWGIKKVKSFEQFHRSEWPQIGIDFAEKFIKLLKFEESHHSLYFQQECLNKDSDLKQLVFLIQAMSDIQKLKVDYRLAISLNSYIGDPMEVSYILLDKIHINIIQEFINTFLKQYMLNNSLQNDYVLSSYIQKTLRNSKSWWSGEEAPWEKKVILIIDLIQDIETKLQQTLEVLKKATVPWSSTIVTLTETSYNSDHILISQIRMEHNCVPIKLILKKYGYERIGINNKLIHCIIKENHESMISDIEQITKNDLLSRKKAFASCVNYYLVRGNFENVTKTLSSLENDILVYCCVQIVNFVRAGLTLKVMPESLIHHIEMLGWVKLQLKKLSKTCKIQSHHCNNVIDSINEIKSMYFLKKDFQINVTLEEYQDKKKQILQNYVRRLCDMDIEKDENLFISYKKVMKVADLLKLQRIDAISILLEQTKSINILNYFIRYKEGQLNIMTHECQYIHKICLFIMQDITRDADIAVTVQSLSSAALCVCSDDELQSMLLLYTWANLYQMCSNKNLKYGSNSVDIKHEELSRSQWKLYTIYKDLAIATDEFLLPLFKNAISIQRNYMAKLKHDIKHVSSDATDEYFDQLNAEEALKNLLNKIKKLKVEHNDYCLLQIIKTLYFNFCIIQNISDTLLIEIKSIYFHLSMILLKKIICSRSFDLQLSLSCLFMLSDSEACKWISSACKSFQPDYARHSRITILGYEYFHLTGNQICLQTFKNNKILHYWTQKLSKYLISYKELLTSDATIKREILQRIMNYNDDMVPLFQEFCFDFGFDIQDCLLLYLQTVVKTWNPKLNINNYNGKKELHINENEVNELRKKCNIIATYITDKIALKDSVTSVLSQINFYYYEVFIILMDLIEDKNIEHRNYFCFLQNYTRTGLATQIECEEWMHLNPGYTSLPPIAEWRLPFLPKVELWKLITPELNLKTYEKWLDIAPVLKLQPHIVCTLAIKGEVTRAWKNKHKMDKWSLCSKNGSLLDDIKRCIERMTGPDALYYGTAALYYVVNHTPPGADQVAAVEECYKYAQLSAQKSTTFEEGMLEVYFL from the exons ATGTTCGCGGGTAAAATGGCGCTATGGAATAAAGTGGTTTCAGGATTTGATAGAGAAGAAGAAACTGTAAATTTTGGGGTAAGAACGGTAGCAGAAAATAATGGTTCATTATATGAAACTTCTACTCGTGCAACAATACAATCGACTGGAAAG TTACCAAAAGAACCAAATATCTTAGCATCTGTGCAATATTCAAGAGTTTGTATAGCAATTGATAAGTCAATTACCATATTCGAGAATGGAACATGTGAAAAAATACTATTAAGTGTCAgttttgaattattaataacatgTTATTGTATTTCTCATAatggtatatttttatttgttgctTTATCAAATGGAACATTATATTgtcttcatttattaaataaaggGCAAGTAATCTTCACAaa aaatataacaaaaactgaagataaaataatagcaaTGTTTTTACAAAACAAATCTgatgaatatattaatatatatcttgCCACAAAAAATGGAGCTATTTATAG AGTATTACAATTTAATCCTAAACTTATTCAGTTGACTCTTATAAATGAGATTAATATTGATGCAATAAAAGAGATAACAAAAGAAGTTAAATGTGAACAGTTATTTAAAGGATTTTCTTCTGATGAG GTAATATATGCTACTGCAAGTGTGACTACTAGAGAAGTATCAATAGCTATGTTATGTTCAAATATGTTATTTATGTGGCCCAGTGAACagcatattaattttaatacatttcattataattatattaaagtcaaatttttaaaaagctacat TGCAATGTTATGTTTACGTACAGATTATACTTTAAGTATAATATGTCCTCAAACTCTACTTGGTATACAAGTATATTCTAAGCCTATATCAGATTTtgcaattattgaaaataatgatAATGGTATATGTCAAATACTTGTGTTAACATTTGATAATGATTGTACTACGTATATGTTACATGTGCTTTCTTATCCag ATTTCCAagaaaagtttaaaataaatgtacCACCTATAACATATCTTATTGAAATTATGGATCCTTatgatgaaataattttatatttggaaggaattaataattttaccaATAATGAATATATAGATACAGTTAGAGTAAAAGCTGTATCAGAAAGTCTTCCTGAATATCAGTTACAACGTTTAGTGAGAAAAAAACAATTTGATGCAGCTGAAGCTTTtgcatataaatttaatttatctacAGATCCCATTTATTGTGCAAAAGCTGCGTTGCTCCTATCACAACTTGGACCTTGGGCAAAAAATACTTCTAGTCCTTTTCAATTAGACAtgctttttaatatatttgataaaataaaagatgtgCAATATGTGGTAGAATGTTGTAGCAAAGCACTTATACCTGAATACAAACAAATGAGGAACATTTATTTGTATGCACGTTCAAGAATAATAGAAAGTACTGCT gaagataataaatatttaaaacttctTTCTTCGATTAATGATATACTACATAAGTTAGAAACTTTTCATATGATTTGGggttataaaaaaaatgtaaaatgttatgATGAAGATATTATGAATGAATGgattaaattttcacgagcgaatTTAATGGAAGAATACAAAACACATTTGAGTTTG ggAGAAATGGAAGCAGCTACTTTGATTTGGACAAGACATCTTCCAGATATAATAAAACATGTATCCATAGAAATAGTAAAAGATATATTTGCAATTCTTCCTGAGAAGATATCCTTAGTTGCCCTTTGGACATGGTTATCACACTTTATTCCCAGTTTATTGTCATTTGTTCCTAATGCAATGTGTGAAATTATGCTCTGGGGTATTAAAAAAGTTAAATCATTTGAACAGTTTCATCGTTCAGAATGGCCCCAGATTGGAATTGATTTTGCagaaaagtttataaaattattaaaatttgaagaaagtcatcattctttatattttcagcAAGAGTGTTTGAACAAAGATTCCGATTTAAAACAATTGGTTTTTTTAATACAAGCTATGTCTGATATTCAAAAATTGAAAGTTGATTACAG attAGCAATATCTCTCAATTCGTATATTGGAGATCCTATGGAAGTCTCATATATATTACTGGAtaagatacatataaatataatccaagaatttataaatacatttctaAAACAATACATGTTGAATAATTCTCTGCAAAATGATTATGTACTTTCTTCGTATATACAG AAAACTTTAAGGAATTCTAAAAGTTGGTGGTCAGGTGAAGAAGCTCCATGGGAGAAAAAAGTTATTCttattattgatttaattcAAGATATAgag aCTAAATTACAACAAACATTAGAGGTACTGAAAAAAGCTACAGTTCCATGGTCTTCAACTATTGTAACTTTAACAGAAACAAGCTATAATTCTGATCATATTTTAATATCCCAAATCAGAATGGAACATAATTGTGTTCCAATTAAACTTATCTTAAAGAAATATGGATATGAACGCATTGGCATAAATAAT aAATTAATACActgtataataaaagaaaatcatgaaagCATGATATcagatattgaacaaataactaaaaatgatttattatcgAGGAAAAAAGCATTTGCATCCTGTGTAAATTACTACCTAGTTAGGGG GAATTTTGAAAATGTAACCAAGACATTAAGTTCCTTAGAAAATGACATTTTAGTATATTGTTGTGTACAAATTGTTAATTTCGTTAGAGCTGGTTTAACGCTAAAG gtCATGCCTGAGTCTCTTATACATCACATTGAGATGTTGGGTTGGGTAAAATTACAGTTAAAAAAGCTTTCAAAAACGTGTAAAATCCAATCACATCATTGCAATAACGTTATCGAtagtataaatgaaataaaatcaatgtattttttaaagaaagatttTCAAATTAATGTTACACTTGAGGAGTATCAAGataaaaaaaagcaaatatTACAAAACTATGTTAGGAGATTGTGCGATA tggacatagagaaagatgaaaacttatttatctcttATAAAAAAGTTATGAAGGTTGCTGACTTACTTAAATTACAAAGAATTGATGCAATATCTATATTATTAGAGCAGACAAAAAGTATaaacatattaaattattttattag ATACAAAGAAGGACAATTAAATATAATGACACATGAATgtcaatatatacataaaatatgtttatttattatgcAAGATATTACAAGAGATGCAGACATTGCAGTTACAGTTCAAAGCTTAAGTTCTGCTGCATTATGTGTATGTTCAGATG ATGAATTACAATCTATGTTACTATTGTATACATGGGcaaatttatatcaaatgtgttctaataaaaatcttAAATATGGTTCAAATTCAGTGGATATAAAGCATGAAGAATTATCAAGATCACAATGGAAGTTGTATACGATATATAAAGATTTAGCTATCGCAACAGATGAATTTTTACTACCACtatttaaaaatgcaatttCTATACAGAGAAATTATATGGCTAAATTAAAACatg ATATAAAACACGTATCAAGTGATGCAACTGATGAATATTTTGATCAG CTAAATGCAGAAGAAGCTTTGAAGAACTTGctcaataaaataaagaaattaaaagtgGAACATAACGATTATTGCTTATTGCAGattattaaaacattatatttcaacttttgcattatacaaaatataagtgatactttattaatagaaattaaatcaatatattttcatctttcaatgatattattaaaaaaaataatatgtagTCGGTCATTTGATCTTCAGCTTAGTTTATCTTGCTTGTTTATGTTGTCTGATTCAGAAGCATGTAAATGGATATCTTCTGCTTGTAAATC ATTTCAACCAGATTACGCTCGCCATTCAAGAATAACAATACTTggatatgaatattttcatttgacAGGAAATCAAATATGTCTGCagacatttaaaaataataaaatattgcattaTTGGACGCAAAAGTTGTCTAAATATTTAATCTCATATAAAG aaCTTTTAACAAGTGATGCTACAATTAAGAGAGAAATATTACAACGTATTATGAACTATAATGATGACATGGTTCCTTTGTTTCAAGAGTTCTGCTTTGATTTTGGGTTTGATATTCAGGAttgtttattactttatttacaaACAGTAGTAAAAACATGGAAcccaaaattaaatataaataattacaatgggAAAAAAG AATTGCATATTAATGAGAATGAAGTAAAtgaattaagaaaaaaatgCAATATAATTGCTACTTATATCACAGATAAAATTGCCTTAAAGGACAGTGTTACAAGTGTTTTATCGCAA ataaatttttattattatgaagTATTTATAATTCTTATGGATCTTATAGAGGACAAAAATATAGaacatagaaattatttttgtttcttacaAAATTATACTCGCACTGG TTTAGCTACACAAATAGAATGTGAAGAGTGGATGCATCTCAACCCAGGATATACTTCTTTACCTCCTATTGCAGAATGGCGATTACCTTTTCTGCCTAAAGTTGAATTATGGAAACTTATAA ctcctgaattaaatttaaagacTTATGAGAAATGGCTAGATATTGCTCCTGTTCTTAAATTACAACCTCATATTGTATGTACTTTAGCCATAAAAGGAGAAGTAACACGTGCTTGGAAGAATAAACACAAAATGGATAAATGGTCTCTTTGTTCAAAAAATGGTAGTTTGCTAGATGATATAAAAAGATGTATAGAAAGAATGACTGGTCCAGATGCATTGTATTATGGTACAGCAGCATTATATTATGTTGTCAATCATACACCACcag GAGCTGATCAAGTAGCAGCAGTTGAAGAGTGTTATAAATATGCTCAGCTGTCAGCCCAGAAATCTACGACGTTTGAAGAAGGAATGCTAgaagtatattttttat aa